The window GCACCCGATAACTTTGATTATTCCGACAGAAATAAATGGCTGACCACGGAATCGTCGAAGGCTCGATCTCATCCACTCGGGAAAAGAAAAGCATTTCTTTTTTCAGGTCATTTTTATGCTTTGCCGCTACCTCGGCATGACGCAATAAGATCATCACCGTGGTCTTCAGCACTCGGTTCAGCAGATTATTTTCCGAAAGCTCGTCAAACTCACATGTCAGTCTCTGCTTTCTGCTAATTTTATTTTGAATGGTACCCGGCAGATCAATTTTGCCGCGCAAATAAGGCAGGTCTTCCTTGCGGTTTATATATTCCCGATAAAGTCCCTGTTTCAGTTGCCGACCGATCCCTTTGGCAAGGATCGCCGCGAACAGGTCATGGATATTTTCAAACGGTTCTGTCGCGATTTTATCATGATCCGTCGGCCGCAAAGTGGTGAAAGCATACGAGAGCATATAATAAATGTTCTTAATAAATATGCTCTGCTCCTTACTCATTGAAATACTCCGTGCAGAATATTTTCCCAGCGTTGCAGCTCGGCGGTATCATCAAACCAGTACTCGCTAAGCATCGGTAAAACATCAAAGTCCACGATGCAACGCAACCATTCTTCCGTACAGGTCTCGTGACCACAGAAATAGCTATGCCCAATGCAAAAGCCCTTGCCGAGTGACTCGTCCGATGCGATCTTCCGGTTCAGCTCTTGCACCTTCTCCACCAACGCATTAAAAGTATCATTGTTCAAGCGTTTCTGATACTGAAGGAAACCGTCGGAATCAAAGGCCGGTTCCATTTCCAAGAAGCTGAAGCGACGCCGCAGCGCGTAATCAATCATCGCCAGACTGCGGTCAGCCGTATTCATCATGCCGATGATATAAAGGTTCTTCGGCACCGCAAACGGCAGTCCGTTATAGGCAAGTGTCGTCTTGAAGCCGCGATAATCTTTTTCGATCAACATCAAAAGCTCACCGAATATCTTGCTCATGTTGCCGCGGTTGATCTCATCAATGATAAAGAAATAATCCTTGTCCGGCTGATTGGCCGCCTGTCGGCAAAAGCGATAAAAAATCCCGTACTTGAGCTCGAAACCATTCTCCACCGGCTTATAGCCCATCATAAAATCTTCATACGAGTAATTCTGATGGAACTGAACAAATTCAATGCGGCTTTCGTCCTTTTCTCCCATCATGGAATAGGCCAGCCGTTTTGCCGCAAAGGTCTTGCCGACCCCCGGCGCGCCCTGAAGGATGATATTTTTCTTATTGCGAAGAACCGCTACAAGCTGATCATAGCGTTTTTCCGTCAGATACACTTCCGCCAGAAAATCGTCCTTTGTGTAGGCGTCCTTTGCTGTCGGCGGCGGCAGTGGATTTTCCTCACGAATAATATCCATAATGAAATCAAATTCGCCCTTCCTCAGTTGGAAGAGGCTCCCCTGCGGGCTGACAAAATATTCCATTTTTGCCAGCTCGGGGCACTCTTTCAGCGTCCGGTAATCAATGGGCGAGACGAGATCTTCCGTTTTTTCAAAATACAGCTTTTCACCGTCCTGCGCGACGCTGATTTTCGCAAGCGCGACGACCTGCTTGACCGGATTGGATTCATAGCCGATCACCATGTCACCCGGCTTGGCATCCAAGAAATTTTGGAATACCCGGCGCTTGTTTCCATTCTCGTTATAAAGTGTGTACGCCTGCGCTTCACCGACCGCGATCCCGGAAAAACTCCAAATTTTCGGATTCGCATTGAGCCAC of the Negativicoccus succinicivorans genome contains:
- a CDS encoding AAA family ATPase yields the protein MLAAAKLQEVLGKYKQDFVPQVWANEKYKWEAIQTFQTHWDVNAEDFAEMLHRSLDTTSDLLSYRNFYPHRTIEDFAKAAPEEVRAMFIALYDESKDVYDRMKHFKEQAAAMLIKYGNGAAQHYQNESAVSVYLWLRYPDRYYIYQYGEVKAAAEVLESNYSFKLRSYAANIRNAIKFYDEICDALQRDTELVKLFRSQLTDTCYSDPALKTLTADVARYIRRNYAPTAGITPVSMRDWYPTDYDPGLTVAEWVALLNDKKVFTEKSLAVMRRIKDSGGQATCKQLSVKYGEVPGFYNGVSIGLAKRVAKKTGCPVPSRDVDDSYWWPVLYIGKRGGKESDGNFIWKLRDELAQALDQVDLSQVPLYVGSKEAEAETRYWWLNANPKIWSFSGIAVGEAQAYTLYNENGNKRRVFQNFLDAKPGDMVIGYESNPVKQVVALAKISVAQDGEKLYFEKTEDLVSPIDYRTLKECPELAKMEYFVSPQGSLFQLRKGEFDFIMDIIREENPLPPPTAKDAYTKDDFLAEVYLTEKRYDQLVAVLRNKKNIILQGAPGVGKTFAAKRLAYSMMGEKDESRIEFVQFHQNYSYEDFMMGYKPVENGFELKYGIFYRFCRQAANQPDKDYFFIIDEINRGNMSKIFGELLMLIEKDYRGFKTTLAYNGLPFAVPKNLYIIGMMNTADRSLAMIDYALRRRFSFLEMEPAFDSDGFLQYQKRLNNDTFNALVEKVQELNRKIASDESLGKGFCIGHSYFCGHETCTEEWLRCIVDFDVLPMLSEYWFDDTAELQRWENILHGVFQ